The proteins below come from a single Triticum aestivum cultivar Chinese Spring chromosome 5D, IWGSC CS RefSeq v2.1, whole genome shotgun sequence genomic window:
- the LOC123120639 gene encoding LOW QUALITY PROTEIN: uncharacterized protein (The sequence of the model RefSeq protein was modified relative to this genomic sequence to represent the inferred CDS: substituted 4 bases at 4 genomic stop codons) has translation MDEDRHHGPHMVELAVVCSDAVLGQQPPPPWLLAXXEXAXWQMAKTLPSSNIGSSVYNTSCNLRVLEKLSFIYTIDDICELSKLTTMPMKLRVIDEDYRGLVGLALFNHSEADFAVKPGDYVAQMIVQVIVTPKVAEVEDLDATVRGREDSGPPASELRALVDTSKEVLRWFYDLSVEMVL, from the exons ATGGACGAGGACCGTCACCATGGCCCGCACATGGTCGAGCTCGCCGTCGTCTGCTCCGATGCGGTGCTGGGCCAACAACCTCCGCCTCCATGGCTCCTAGCTTAATAAGAATAAGCATAATGGCAGATGGCTA AAACATTACCTTCATCTAACATTGGCTCTTCTGTTTATAATACAAG TTGCAACCTCAGAGTTCTAGAAAAATTGTCT TTCATTTATACTATAGATGATATATGTGAACTATCGAAGTTGACTACC ATGCCCATGAAGCTAA GGGTGATCGACGAGGACTACCGCGGCCTAGTGGGCCTTGCGCTATTCAACCACTCAGAGGCGGACTTCGCCGTGAAGCCCGGCGACTACGTCGCACAGATGATCGTCCAGGTGATCGTGACGCCGAAGGTCgccgaggtggaggacctcgacgccaccgtccggGGGAGGGAGGATTCGGGTCCGCCGGCGTCTGAACTTCGAGCCTTGGTAGATACATCTAAAGAAGTG TTGAGATGGTTCTATGACCTTTCAGTTGAGATGGTTCTGTGA